In Ciconia boyciana chromosome 1, ASM3463844v1, whole genome shotgun sequence, the genomic stretch AGCAGATTTGGGGAGATTTGGAGGTCTTGCCGAGGAAAGCGGCAATGGCGCTCACTTTCTAATGGTTCCCCAGAAGAATGTTTTACACGTTATAAAATATCGCTTCCCCGCTCCCTAGCTATCAATAAGACGTGCGTTAAAGACGATTGTTTGTAAATGGTGCTCATGATCATTAGCATACATTTACATAATGCAGCCTACAGCACAACATTTTACAGCCAAACACTTCCTAAAGCCGATAGCCCGAGCTCGGCTTCTAGAGGAACCTTTACGAAATACAGTTGAGGGCTTCCAGGCTTTCACCccccctctgcagcctcccccGCTGTCCCTCGGCGGGTTTGCCGGTGAGCGGGGCACCGCGGGAGGGCTCCGCAGCCGGCTCCGCcgcgggagcggggcgcggggccgaCCCCCGACGGGCGCTGCCgcgggttttggggggggggaggcaccGCCCACCTCCCtccgccgcagccccccagcGCTGCGGCAGCCTGGGCCTGAGCTGGGGTCGGTGACTTAATGGGCTTTACATTCTTCACGGCCCTTTTGGGGCTCGCACCGTCCAAAatcggcccggcccgggcagccACCGTCGCTTCCCGGCGTCCTAAAAATGGGCGAATTTCCACGTGAGTCTCGGCCAACTCCTCCCTCCCCGCAGTCGCAGGTCAGCTGCCTATTACCcagctataaaatattttctttgttttatagcccctcataaaaagaaattgatCGGGGGGATATATTTGAATTAAGACATATTAAATCGATGACAGATACATATCACGCTGCGTTTAACAAGAGCGGGACGAGGAGGCGAGCGCAGGGCACCGCGGAGCCGCGGTACTGTTCTTCACCTCCACAGCATCTCCCAGCAAACTGTGACATCCCGGGAGCTCGGTCCAGCAACGCGCGCAGAATTTGGGGAGCGAGGAGGGCACTTTTTGGATGCACGTATAGAAAACACACGTATATAATAAATACGTGTATAGACGTACGGCTAGTGTGCGAGGAGAAGTCTTTACTGTGCAATAAAACCATCGAGCAGTCCCTTTTAAAACCCGGGGATTATTcattctccttccttgccttgcAGCATCACTGAGACCCCCACCACGCCAGGCCAGCCGGCAGCATCGGTTCGGCTCCGGGGGGGTAGGGGGGGCCACCGGCGGGTCTCGCTCCCCCTCGGGGGGAAGGAAGCCGTTgctccccgcggggccggcTCCTGTGCTACAGCCCCTACCCCCCTTTTGGCAAGCCGTGGGCCAAATCCTGCGAGTTTTCCCCACGTGAGTagcgggggagggaggaggggagggctggagcCTGGCCCGGGAAATGCCGGACCAGCACGGGGCTTCCTTTGGACGTGGTTCTGCAAAGGGCAGCGGCGGGGACGCGCGGATGTGCTTCGGTTCGAGGTGATCAGGTGGCCGGGGAGGGCCgggaggtgtgggggggtgtgcgtgtgtgtgtgtgtgtgggggtccGCTGGCATCCCCCGCCCCGCTTCCTCTCCTGGCGTGGCGGAGGAGCGTCCCTCGCCGCCCCGCAGGCAGGGAAGGacaggcagcctgcctgcacttCCCAAGGAGCGCGGGGCATTCCCAGGGGGACCAGCAGCCTAAGGAAAGCGGATGACATATCAATAAAGGCCACCTctcctcccgcagccccagAGAAAAGTCACGGCATGCTCTTTTCCCCCTGTTTGCTTGGCAGGGAAATCCCCGAGCCCGCCTTTCCGGCACCCCCAAACGGCAGCATCCTCCTTGGTGCGGAAGGGGCAGTTTTGGCGCTCCACAAAGCGCCTCACTTTCGAGGACCAACACGCCCCGCACCCCAGGGACGGTCCCATCGCTCCCCCCGCCCAccccccacctctgccccccTCTAGGGGAGCCCccacttttcctgcctttgccGTCgagggcagcagctcctggcaggcaCCCCCCAGCCGGAGTCTCCCCCGTTTCCCAGCCCGCCGCCCCCCTGCCTCCACGGCGTCCCAAAGCTGCGAGGGGTGCGGGGCGGCTCTCCCGACGGGGCGCCCCGGGAAGGGGCTGCGGGGCACCTCGGGAGCGGGAAGCCCCCACGGAGGCGGCGAGCGCAGGCTCCCCAAACTTCCCCCTAAGATGTGTAGATGTGTGCTTGCCTCCCCCCCGGCTGCTCACTCgtttattttctaaaggaaaggaatccccctctcccccgccTCCTTTTTAGGAAAACGTTGGCTGCCTTCCCCAAGCGTTGCCTTCAATCGCCCGCTTCGAGCGTGAGTACACACAGCCTCGGCCTCGcgtgggggtgtgtgtgcgtgGAGTGTTGCATCAGGGCGTGCTTTCACCGATGAATGAATGATGgccctccaaaaaaaaagagaaggaaaccgAGCAGCCGAGCCCGGCAGCAGCCCCACGCGTGGGCTGCTCCGAGGCGCGGAGAGAAACCCCGGAGCCCCGCAAACGTAAACACGCCGGCGCCAGCGCCTCCGAGCAGGGGGTCCCGTCCAGCGCCGGGGGTGCGGCAGCTGCTgcccgctgccgctgcccgctgccggcgggggcgggggcgtgTGGGGGGGTGCGCCCCGTCGGGCCCCGCGCGAAGTTTTGCAAGTGGAACTtcggggggcggcgcgggggggggcgggggggcggatCCCTGCTGCGCCGGCGGCCTGAAAGGGAGCCAATCGCGCGGCCCCAGCCGCTGCCAATCATCGGGATCCGTCCAATCCCTCCGGCGCCGTGTCCGAGCCGTATTTCCCACCGCGCCGGCGAAGTGTGGTGAGGGCTCTGCCAATCGCGGGCGGCCAGAGCGGGGCCGGGGATGCGCGGAGTTAGGAGCGCAGACAAAAGAAGTTAAAGAGCCGCTTAATATATACATGTTTTTGAAGGCgggtagagggaaaaaaataacaacagcgAGCGTAGATGGGCTTGGCTGTGTCGTTATGGAGCCCCCTTTGAGCAAGAGGAACCCGACACTGAGATTAGCGGATTTGGCAGCGGCTCAGCCCCATCCGCACCAGAACATGACAGGCTTCCCGGGGCTGGGGAACCACCACGTCCACCCCCACCACGCGGCCCACCTCCACCCCGGGGACGCGGGCGGCGACCCCGGCGGCGCCCTCACGCCGCTCGGACCCGAGCACATGGCGCAGCCCGCCGCCCTCAAGCTCACGCCCGAGGCGctcaccgccgccgccgccgccttcgccgcgcccgccgccaccaccgccgccgccgccgccgccaccgccgccgccgccaccaccgccgccgcctacgcgccgcccgccgccgccctcccgggCAACCCCtcggggggggcggcgggccgggacTTCCTCCTCCGGCGGgagctgcccgccgccgccgccgccgccgccgccgccgccgcgcacgGGGCGCTGGGCGAGCAGCACCCGCCCGCCGGCTCCCCCCACCTCCCGCACCCGCCGCCCCACGGCGTCTTCATCTCGGCCGCCGGCACCTACGGCGCGGCCGACGGGGCGCACGCCGccttcccgccgccgccgcccggcgaGCCGGGCGCGCCCGCCGGCCGCCACCCGCCGCTCAACGGGCAGATGCGCCTGGGGCTGGCGCCCCCCGCCGGGGAGCTCTACGGGCGCGCCGAGGCGCACTacggggccgccgccgcctcctcctcggCGCTGCAGGGCTACGGCTCCGTCAACCTCAacctggcggcggcggcggcggccggccaCGGGCACCCGCaccacccccatccccaccacccccaccacccccaccaccaccaccatgccCACgtcggggcggcggcggcggcggccggggcctTCCTGCGCTACATGCGGCAGCCCATCAAGCAAGAGCTGATCTGCAAGTGGATCGACCGGgagccgccgcctccgccgccgccgccgccgccgccgccgggcggcAGGAAGCCTTGCTCCAAAACTTTCAGCACGATGCAGGAGCTGGTGAGCCATGTCACCGTGGAGCACGTCGGCGGGCCCGAACAGAGCAGCCACGTGTGCTACTGGGAGGAGTGTCCCCGCGAAGGCAAGCCCTTCAAAGCGAAATACAAACTCATCAACCACATCCGAGTGCACACGGGAGAGaagcccttcccctgccccttccccggcTGCGGGAAGGTCTTCGCCCGCTCCGAAAACCTCAAGATCCACAAGCGGACTCATACaggtgggtgccccccccccccgccccgccgcctccgtAAggcccttcctttttctttctcccccccccccttccccctcttttcctcctctcctacGCACCGCCGGACATGTGACTTTTTCATGAATAAGTAATTCGGCAGCACACGGGCCACGCACACCCAgccacgcacacgcacacgcacccGGCCCCTCTGCCCCGCACACACGTGTGTGTCTGTCCCGTCCCCCCGCACCCTGggcagctccctccccacccctccgcCACCCACCTCCCCACACCCCGGCACCACCGGATAAATACACCGATTAATAAATAACGCGGAGCCCGCGGGGAGATAAACCGCAGCCCCTGCGCAAGAGCGAGGAGAGGACGAgctcccgcccggcccggctcccgccgcccccgcccggggcagccccgggggctcACCCCACGGCGGGGGAGAGCTGCGCGGCGGTCCCCCCGAAGGACGGCGGTTCTGCTCTTCCCGCCGGCTCTGACGGTGGGGACGcagccgggcggggggcgcctGGCCCGGCGGAGATGGGGCTGCGGGGGCTCTTGGGGGCGCAGTTCCCCCGCGCTgtgggcggcggcggcgctcgGGGCTGCCGGGCTGCCCCCGCTACCGGGGCTACCCCCGCTACCGGGGCTGCCGGGACTACCGGGGCTGCCGGCGCCGCCGCTGCTACCGGGACAGCCGGTACTGCCggtgctgccggggctgccggggctaCCGGTACCGACCCCGCTCCCGAggctgccggtgctgcccgGGTTGCTCCCGCCTCCCGCGGTGCCCGCGGAGC encodes the following:
- the ZIC5 gene encoding LOW QUALITY PROTEIN: zinc finger protein ZIC 5 (The sequence of the model RefSeq protein was modified relative to this genomic sequence to represent the inferred CDS: inserted 3 bases in 2 codons), which encodes MFLKAGRGKKITTASVDGLGCVVMEPPLSKRNPTLRLADLAAAQPHPHQNMTGFPGLGNHHVHPHHAAHLHPGDAGGDPGGALTPLGPEHMAQPAALKLTPEALTAAAAAXSPRPPPPPPPPPPPPPPPPPPPPPTRRPPPPSXGNPSGGAAGRDFLLRRELPAAAAAAAAAAAHGALGEQHPPAGSPHLPHPPPHGVFISAAGTYGAADGAHAAFPPPPPGEPGAPAGRHPPLNGQMRLGLAPPAGELYGRAEAHYGAAAASSSALQGYGSVNLNLAAAAAAGHGHPHHPHPHHPHHPHHHHHAHVGAAAAAAGAFLRYMRQPIKQELICKWIDREPPPPPPPPPPPPGGRKPCSKTFSTMQELVSHVTVEHVGGPEQSSHVCYWEECPREGKPFKAKYKLINHIRVHTGEKPFPCPFPGCGKVFARSENLKIHKRTHTGEKPFKCEFDGCERKFANSSDRKKHSHVHTSDKPYYCKIRGCDKSYTHPSSLRKHMKIHCKSPPPSPPPGSQGYAAAGPPDGPLPPEADPAAEPPRGRAAALSPPVTNLSEWYVCQAGGAPRRPRTPSSRDASPASEGDEPHRTSAGRTAP